A region of the Arctopsyche grandis isolate Sample6627 chromosome 10, ASM5162203v2, whole genome shotgun sequence genome:
TACAAACTTTTTCTCTAGTATTTTGGCTCTTGTTTCATTCTCCATTGGACGATTTGTATGTTCTGCGATTGTGTGACGTTCGATAATAAATTCGATTGATATAGATAACAGCTGTCAAATTTAAACGTGTATGACTTGCAATTCGAATCGTACAGTTCTTGCCATGACACCATTTAATATAGATTATTTAAATTCGACTGAAAATATCGACTGTTTTACTACGAgaaagtaatttttttcgttCTTTGTCCTTTGTTGTAAAAGTCTGGAATATACACAGATAGAGTCCAGGTTGAAAATCATATTCAGGTAATATTTTGGTTTCGAGGCTTTAAAAAAAGAACagttaaatcaattttaataatacaaaacacCGTACTTCTTCTGGTAATATAAAATCTAGACTGtaactttttatatattgattataggaatgtttttactttctttacatacgtatatacgaaGTATTATAATTGTGAGGAAATCCGACCTTTAGATTTCGACTGATTTGTGTCTAGTATCAATCGCTTATCAGGTCTTCATGGTATTTAAAAAACGTGTGTGATGGTgtgcattttgtttttttatctaCAATCTGTTTTTTAGCAGAATTAATCCAGTAAAAAGCTGTTTAATAAAActgacaaatattatataaaagaagCGAAAAGCCACATGAGATACCCTCAGCAATTTccgaataaatttcataaaaccaATGTTTGTTCCAGACTTTTTTTATAGCTTGTTGAAAATAATGTGCCTTattgtattttgttttattataattgaattgaaattcatGTTCACACATAAGCTCAAACACTTGTCATGTAATAATTATGGATTCATCAATAAACTACTAACTTGTCTTTTAATCACATATGTTTctgttcattttatatattttaaagtttgATTTTGTCGTGTCAATATTTTGCAGATGGCGTTAAAAGGCATAAAAGTAGTTGAAATGTTAGGATTGGCTCCTGGGCCATTTTGTGGTATGCTTCTTGCAGAATTTGGAGCAACCGTCGTTATTGTAGATAAGGTTGTAAACcagttattttaatactatttttcaaatgacctatacatacatatatgtatgtatataaaaatcaattctattcatccatactacatacatacatacatcatcttaaataaaattttctttgatATTTATAGATAGAACCGTTAATGATAGAGGACGTGTTAGGGAATGGTAAACGCAACCTTgccttaaatttaaaaagccCAAAAGGTGTTAAAATACTACGAGAGCTGGTGCGAAAGTCGGACGTATTGATCGAACCGTTTAGACCGGGAGTGATGGAAAAATTAGGTCTCGGCCCCAACATTCTGATGGCAGATAATCCCAGACTGATATACGCAAGACTCACTGGCTACGGACAGTATGGGGAATTCCACAAGAAAGGAGGACATGACATCAACTATGTATCGCTTTCGGGATTATTGTCCATGCTCGGCCGGAAGAATTTAAATCCTATGCCTCCGATCAATTACGCTGCTGATTTTGCTGGTGGTGGAATGTTGTGTGCTATGGGCATCGCTATGGCTCTGTTCGAGCGGTCATCGTCCAACAAGGGTCAGATAATAGATTCCAGCATGGTCGAAGGGACTGCTTATACTTCGAGTTGGATTTTCAGGTCTCAAAAACTACCAATATGGGGTAAGGACGCCGGTGAAAATATTTTAGATGGAGGAGCGCATTTTTACAATACGTACAAGACTAAAGATGGAGAGTACATGGCTGTTGGTTCAATAGAACCAAAGTTTTATGCTGAATTGCTTTCAACTTTGAATATCAAAAATTCTGTAAACGATCAATTTATATCAGACCCCGAGTCCCAGAAGGAAATGTTAAGTAATTTGTTCATCACCCGGACGAAAGCAGAGTGGGATAAGATTTTTGAACAAGTTGACGCTTGTGTGACTCCCGTTCTGACTACTGAAGAGGCTGCTGCTTACCCGCACAACAAAACGAGGGGTTCATTCACTGTGAGCTATGATGGAAAAATTGCACCGACACCTGCTCCACGACTCAGTCGTACGCCTGCTTCGTCTCTAGCGAGTCAACGACCTCCACGTCACGGTGAACATACTGAAGCTGTGTTGTCGTATCTTAATTATAGTCCTGCTGAAATTGCAAAACTTAACAAAGAAGGCGCTGTGTACGTTGAAGCGAAATCCAACCtatgatataaaattaacagtgataaagtataatatatcgtagataaagtaaaatggGCTCTTGgttataaactacatatatttttatatgatgatttgttttatattgtttttattaaaggctttttaaaattttagattttttaatacacatttcatgTCAGTCTTAAATAAAGCAGcggttaaataaaatagtactcATTTGATTTAGATCTTTCTACAGAACTACATACGTTCAATCGAATTGTATCattaaagaattaaataaaaaagaaaaaataaaacactaagATTTCTTGTACATATTCTAAAACTTTAATACTACcatctataaaattatataatatcataacacgaatatgaaattaaatttaattattttcattttcgttagttgtcaatttgaaattaaaattatttattttcattttcgttAGTTGCCAATTCTTCTAGGTTTTCATTCTCCGTTCGTTTGCGTTTCACAAAATATGTTGATACAAACAAAACAAATCCAATCACACTCATTGTAGCAAAATATGAAGCGTACGCTTTGTACTGATTGCGAATAGTGAAATTAAATCCGTGTACTGATACAAACAAAAGCGTCATCAAAGACTGAATCGTCAATGCAAATAATGTATTCAGTCCAAATATCAAACCGAaacaattattatacttaagACCCTTTGCAATGTGAAAGCTAAAACAAGATAGAAATCGTTAAcgaataattttttatacttgTATGAAAtggtagaaaaaaatattataccttGCTATTGTGATCATATAATGATAGGTTATACTGAGGCATATATATCCCAAGTAGCATAGCCAAAGTGCCTCAGCGTACGAAGCAATCAAAATGACTATGCTTTGGAAGGCTGCGGCTATTGCCGGTAGTAtgttgtagatattttggttTTTGAATCTTCTCAAGCCTGCCAATAGAGCAGCTCCGGACGACAAGATTGTTATTATTGCTTTCACAATGCCGTTGTATATgttctgaaacatttttcaaatggtacaatacatataaaatatgtacatacatcatcatcatcatctacagccattcaccatccaccgctggatgaaagcctctccaacacccttccagttttgcacaactctcatccatctcaccccacacattttcctaatttcgtctacccatcttccctgcggtcttccttttacccttttgcattctctcgggtaccatttaagcacttcttttgtccacctttcgtccattcttctagccacgtgacccgcccattgccatttcaatctctttactctatccactatgtccactacccttgtcacacttctcacccacgtgttccgcttcctgtattTCCTTATTATGCCGAGcaaacagcgttccatacttctttgagtgcattggactttgtatagcattttggcgttcagtgtccaagttgtTTCAcacccatacgtcatcactggcaaaacgcattgattgaagatctttttctttaggcaattatttttgattaaaaaacaacattcattcgtccaaatgcactccgtcCTAATTTcttacgtctctttatctcttcatctttactaccggacatgtcaattatttgacctaaatataaatagttatttactacttctactggtttatcatctaatgatatgctatcaggcatgcaataactattgaacattagtttggtcttacatatagatgtatatataaaaaaaaaacgtagagCTTACTTTGTCTCCTAATTCAACTTCTATCCAAAGAATCTGAATGTACGATTGTACTTGATAATACCCTGCAGTAGAAGCAGCATACCAAATGGACCAGCAAACGACAGTATTTTGAGTATATGCCGATTTAATGTGCTTCCAAAATAAATGAATCACATTTTCCTGTGAGTTTTTAAAAACGTTGGAACATTATTTGAGCATTtggattttaaaatgaaataaaaagagTCATAGTTTACTTATAATATCTTCATACCTGTGTAAAATTATCAGCATGTGCGTCGTCGGAAGTCATCGGTATTTCTGCTTCACGGTGGAAGTAAATACTTTTTTTGACGGGGGGCAAAAATAGTGCCCATATTGTTGCTAATATTTGAGCTGTTGAAAGGAAATTCGTTTAGTTGGTAGATAAAATATTCGACGTGTAAAAATGTACGACTATGTCAAAATATTTACTAGTAAAAGTAATGTAATTGAGCTCCCGATAATCTAGCACGTCAAACGAAACTAACAGCTGAGCTGAAGCCCCGGAAATGAAGCGACCAAAAAGAGCTGACGATCTGGTATACGAGGCTACCTgattatatttatctttatcTACCTACAATCATACTTGAGTAAATATACAgtgaataattttgaaataagcttctttttctatttattaGTAAAAGGCCTTCTCGGTAACTTAATATTAAGATTTAAAAATCTGTATAAATGCATTATTGCTAGTAATTTCATTTTACGACCAGCGTGCTTTGCATTTATTATActgatgtatataatatataaacatgcTGACTAATGTGTGAAATTTGATTCCATAAAAAATCTAATGAGTGTTGAATAAATTCTTCGATTATTTTGTTACCTTAGCAAACATATACGTATAGTAAGCTACTTCCGTAGCCATGTAGAGAGCATAACAGAATTGTGACACCTGCAGCCATTCTAAGCTTTCTGTCCATAACAATATGGCATACACTGCAATTCCAGACAGACCtacaaagaaaagaataaaCATGAAATGAAATATGCATTATGTTTTTTAAACCCCCATGAATAACCTATTTGGGTCGGTTTTGTTAAGCAGAACTGTACCGCCTTTACAAAAAACGGTTTCCTAAAAATAAAGTCTAGTTCACAGcaatatggagtatgcttcgGTCATATGGTCTACCCGACCTGTATTTTGGACAtcgatttttgtcaattttagcattttcatattacattttaacgttttagggcattaaaaatgttcaatttagcatctatttttattaagaatttaattttcaataataaaaaatttcgatgaattttaataaaatttatatacatatatacaatttaaagacaacacaaccattaaagaataatagaaaaattcaaaaatattttgcaattaaaattacaataaaaaaaaacatgaatataaaaatataataccaattaaaattgattaaaacttaacatggagcatatttctacagattcttttttgagattcgtgcgacgatcggtaacaattatattgtatttactaaaatacctttcagcatccacactattaacgggacaccaaatagattttagaggggcacaaccaaactcttcatatttaatttttgttgccatcaataatataaatatatccggcgtggattaactttttatattctctattaattgtctaaaaagtgctgatatccttccaaacattgagcctctgttaatacattaaacaatggcaggtttctaaaaaacaaaactgtttctttaacattaatattagattttgaacctgccacagatggattgaatagtttactcaatgttcagaggaatagatttgtgtcatttagtcttgagtgcgaatctagttttaagacgcttttttgagcagccttttggatacacagctccaactgtcttcttttatttacagtagtagacaaaagcagttgcttggtttcgacaggaaaaacaccgtctatggtaaactgcaagctctgttttatcccctcaaatttttcacataataaatgggcaaagggataggaagacccttctaaattgtctattaattttataaattttatgcaaatttcacttttgtttgttattttagcatctattcgcatattttacgaattgagcatctattccgaattttagcatcaattaagcattaatagcaaagtgcCCAAAATACAGGTCTCTACTTGTTACCAAAGTTATCCCATAAGGCTGGTTTGGTAAGATTGTTGCCAACTTATAATGACAGCCTCTCTCATTTTAAGGTCATAAGTTTGTCTCATCGCAGAAAAGTATCTGATCTATTACTCTTATATAAGGAAGTTAATGGTGTCTTTTATACATCTATTTTGGAAGACATCAATACATTAATATTAATACtcgattcaccagatgtacaAATCTTTGTTATCCACCTAATTTTTATAATGCATTATTAAATGGTACAATTGCACGGATATGCCGCCTTTACGATGCTGTAAATAATTGCCCTGATCTATTTTCTAACTCTATCAGTACTTttagggtgaagaagcaaatctgtggttgatttgcttcttcaacttcattttcattcattgttttgtttatgtgtactatgtttttgttttcattatattacCATGCGGTGCTCACTTTGATTAGAatctaaatattttcttttatggtTGTATCTTTTTTGTTTCACACTACTTCTttcttgttatatttttattctgtatgtgtgccattaaaataaaacagaatTTTTGAATGGGAAATGCGTGCAGAAGACGATGGCTCAAGAAACTGGCGGcagaatttttcaatgaaaGGCTCACCAGAATTATCTCTATCTAaaaaatgtttggatataatgTATGTAGTTGGTTGATATGATATCTCAATTATGGAAACAACAATTTTGTGATACAATAAATTGTTTTCAGTTCATGAAAAAAGGATGTTTGCTTAAAAAATGACTTtcgcagtgaaattataacattCCTAATAACCAGTATAAACCTGCTTTTACTCATATAGAAAGTTTCACAAGTTCTTACTACAAGTTCGTAATTTTTCTATACGAACATACTCGTTACAGCTTTCTAATCTAACAtatcaaaataatcaaaatgatTAAAACACACCACTGCTTCAATTGTGTTCCTATAAAATGCTCGTCacttaaaatatataactaTGTACTTGACCTGCATAAATAAAAGTCAAACAAAAACGATTGCTTTATCGAAACATTCATACAATGTTGAGTGAAGATAAATATCATCACTTAACGTGACATTGAGataaaatgcaaatatatattatatcgctattctgtgtgtatgtgtgtgtctgcgataacgttcgctgtactataatagtcgtttagataatgatgaaagaaaaaaacttctatatatatactgtttgctacctctagttatgtttcctctaggcaagtctctgagcatttatcgccatctattgaaaatttacttaattaattaattaatttttctattggtgttttatactgTTTATATGTAAGCACGTAGttggtttttaccatttttcttttcatatgacgggctgaaaaccagactggtacaagtgacaatttaaaaaaaaagctggtttaagtgctaaaataatggCATTTCATATAgtttgtggctatttgcaggtactatatcttataatccgattataatttcttacatttaatgtatgctagacttgtttaatcaatcgttcatactacgtcactttacgagttcgaactaaattttaagaggtataaaataaaattttatcagtaaacacgctgacagtgacagttcccGCGCATgtgcagaaggctttgcgcctgtcgcagatatagtacctgcaaatagccaataattcgcagatatagtacctgcaaatagccaataattcgcatatagagtacctgcaaatagccacaacctttcatatatgctattattttagcacttaaaccagattttttttttaaatgtcacttgtaccagtctggttttcagcccttcatattaaactatttaatatgtatttgaaaaaaatacatacgacTGCATTCGGACCGAACACagcaccgacacatttcttttaatttttttatttatataataacttaatatgccataacccatgcgatgatatttcatcgggcacaacactagtataaattAATACACAGCTACAATACGGCAAGTAATtgggaaataaaatacatatgtgcatgtgaAATAGCACAAATGTTTGTAAACACAATGGCATTGTTATGAAAATGACACGATACTATGTAGGTTAAGTAATGTGTGGGGGCACAATATTGACATTACCAGATACTATAATGAGCAGCTTGTATTTGAGATAGTCTGTGATGAGGAAGATGACGACGAGCAAGCCCAGGTAGGAGTAGGTGGATATCGGGTAGACTTCCTGATAGAGGGTCTCCTTCGTAATGTTCCGCCAGGGTCCGACCAGGAATTCGGAGACATAGGGCTCGGAAGGGCGGAGCTCACGAAGCAGGCCAAAAGTGCACAGCACCAGCGAAACGGTCACCCATTGCTCCATGGGCGATAGACTCCCAAGACCGGGGTCAGGGTCTGCTGCTCAGTGACCTGGTGCCGGTGCCAATCCACTCTCTCCAACCGATCGTTCACGACTGTGCTTGAAATAGAAGACATGTGTCGACTGTCGAAAGTCCCACTTTGTAAGCATTGCCTTGTGCGACCGGTAATCTTGGACTCTCTGGCGTCTACTATCATGGGGTTGATAAGATAACGATCAGACAGGCAACATGACAATAGGTTTCTGAAAATCAAAACCTTGGGAACGTTTTTCAgccaatgtttaaaaatacactTCAGTAATGGGGATCTACCCGTGTTGTTT
Encoded here:
- the LOC143918331 gene encoding thiamine transporter 1-like; the protein is MEQWVTVSLVLCTFGLLRELRPSEPYVSEFLVGPWRNITKETLYQEVYPISTYSYLGLLVVIFLITDYLKYKLLIIVSGLSGIAVYAILLWTESLEWLQVSQFCYALYMATEVAYYTYMFAKVDKDKYNQVASYTRSSALFGRFISGASAQLLVSFDVLDYRELNYITFTTQILATIWALFLPPVKKSIYFHREAEIPMTSDDAHADNFTQENVIHLFWKHIKSAYTQNTVVCWSIWYAASTAGYYQVQSYIQILWIEVELGDKNIYNGIVKAIITILSSGAALLAGLRRFKNQNIYNILPAIAAAFQSIVILIASYAEALWLCYLGYICLSITYHYMITIASFHIAKGLKYNNCFGLIFGLNTLFALTIQSLMTLLFVSVHGFNFTIRNQYKAYASYFATMSVIGFVLFVSTYFVKRKRTENENLEELATNENENK
- the Amacr gene encoding alpha-methylacyl-CoA racemase isoform X2 — encoded protein: MALKGIKVVEMLGLAPGPFCGMLLAEFGATVVIVDKIEPLMIEDVLGNGKRNLALNLKSPKGVKILRELVRKSDVLIEPFRPGVMEKLGLGPNILMADNPRLIYARLTGYGQYGEFHKKGGHDINYVSLSGLLSMLGRKNLNPMPPINYAADFAGGGMLCAMGIAMALFERSSSNKGQIIDSSMVEGTAYTSSWIFRSQKLPIWGKDAGENILDGGAHFYNTYKTKDGEYMAVGSIEPKFYAELLSTLNIKNSVNDQFISDPESQKEMLSNLFITRTKAEWDKIFEQVDACVTPVLTTEEAAAYPHNKTRGSFTVSYDGKIAPTPAPRLSRTPASSLASQRPPRHGEHTEAVLSYLNYSPAEIAKLNKEGAVYVEAKSNL
- the Amacr gene encoding alpha-methylacyl-CoA racemase isoform X1, with translation MQIISDLPMALKGIKVVEMLGLAPGPFCGMLLAEFGATVVIVDKIEPLMIEDVLGNGKRNLALNLKSPKGVKILRELVRKSDVLIEPFRPGVMEKLGLGPNILMADNPRLIYARLTGYGQYGEFHKKGGHDINYVSLSGLLSMLGRKNLNPMPPINYAADFAGGGMLCAMGIAMALFERSSSNKGQIIDSSMVEGTAYTSSWIFRSQKLPIWGKDAGENILDGGAHFYNTYKTKDGEYMAVGSIEPKFYAELLSTLNIKNSVNDQFISDPESQKEMLSNLFITRTKAEWDKIFEQVDACVTPVLTTEEAAAYPHNKTRGSFTVSYDGKIAPTPAPRLSRTPASSLASQRPPRHGEHTEAVLSYLNYSPAEIAKLNKEGAVYVEAKSNL